A genome region from Lucilia cuprina isolate Lc7/37 chromosome 3, ASM2204524v1, whole genome shotgun sequence includes the following:
- the LOC111680327 gene encoding myotubularin-related protein 3 isoform X1 — MEASDGSPPPSLCMIRAAELFPKPQMEKEDLQLKVPFQELAGESVKYLGRTDDGVLALSNYRIFLQKSSTNVETSIPLGLIESAQCRDLFHLIICCKDASTVKCSFETAEQCTEWQRRIQLSVGVPETLESIFAFPFCSWACDSLNNGQTGQAGQTNGVAATAENGQNPTSYSVTDYGERLQKMSSRYEDDFMREVERLGFDLNGSWRISQANEDFKLCPSYPPKLLVPCCISDETLQNVANFRGSRRLPAVVWRHRKSGAVIARCSQPEVGWLGWRNTKDEQLLKALADACAFDRGEQMRQLTNTSQSAQSVQMPSADSSPSSPDGSHEEVALDEVRKVLIVDARSYTSAVTNRARGGGCECIEYYPCAEIEFMNLGNIHVIRKSFHALRQLCASPPDVPNWLGLLEKTMWLQHLSGLLAASMTVCHAIEKKGRPVLVHCSDGWDRTPQIVATAQLCLDPYYRTVEGFRVLVEREWLSYGHKFADRCGHGPGSDELNERCPVFLQWLDLVHQIHKQFRCSFEFSMGYLIKLAQHSHSGLFGNFLCNTLKERLENSVFERTFSVWSFLSGPMYRNPLYKPNKDKVLWPAHNVRDLSLWTEVYLGSLGGNQQNCIDFPAYINESLMGSISSMSKTRSYGDLITAGFIQNSISRRSSDPNMTVDPNLTIGSNSENNSIADLQSDEREESPDLLANFIHDTTRKLENLTNELNNHDNDDFASIASKHIEINRKEPSVERETTDSSNATEELDTSNYRKELNGISNTSIVSETTDCAYATKLQRLTTPQPPAAPPTTLHIRQTTSTTSKNSKEEPHDFPKSLENGHNGIEHSSNGITIEKHSTLSLNLMQSVELEEPLSSNQVTSCNGGSTSTNGNTDATQSMWHGSVNTSTDTLVPLVETKSQNGSATITPLTANESISTDCTDAGECLQKHSDTTAASNSSLVNTQKHQTAEQFISDKCKIASVSTNYNILPKIHTTTPSSSNITTVKPNQLSTNGSSLSTAPSATSLTTTSTTAFAETSNNSIQNNLTNSNNDNKIASFLTLTSGSDDTVTTATNTTVGLEESILILPEHQKLEISFSGKCEMITANVTTSSGSNMTPNHSLYSTTTTASTAALDTPTTLNVSPFVSATTSTTTTTSSAAATTAMSSQRRRRTSSSNSKRDAFGATAKQINSSYLSRFSLPGGVRSLPMTPPGLTERPQVTISCPDGLAHALSEENIRLQQIVHEHKLREDVLLREIHDMRMALLKKICPNCNNANANATNDEQTNQHDYSTTCCHQHSRQRFHHHSNHMYRYCCQYHRKRRQRYCSQRSYDHVNDNDNDDDDLNNDGYDDYADSDDNSSVSAVSCHCSALDNVENASICSWEAVEDRSTSGPSSCTTTSSSVQPNATSVLWVPDHAVSRCTSCQTEFWLGRRKHHCRSCGQIFCADCSEFWAPLPDIKLFSPARLCGPCYHSVTTRMQQVNNQLQNSTLMHLQQSATKPAATSKA, encoded by the exons ATGGAGGCATCTGATGGATCGCCGCCACCATCATTGTGTATGATAAGAGCTGCGGAACTATTTCCTAAACCACAAATGGAGAAAGAAGATCTACAACTAAAAGTCCCATTTCAGGAAC TTGCTGGCGAGTCTGTCAAGTATTTGGGGCGTACCGATGATGGCGTATTGGCCTTATCGAATTATcgcatatttttacaaaaatcatcTACAAATGTTGAAACGTCCATACCACTGGGTCTCATTGAATCGGCACAATGCAGAgatttgtttcatttaataatttgctGTAAAGACGCCAGCACTGTTAAGTGTTCATTTGAAACGGCCGAACAGTGTACAGAATGGCAAAGGCGCATACAATTATCAGTGGGTGTTCCCGAAACACTTGAGTCTATATTTGCCTTTCCCTTCTGCTCGTGGGCATGTGATAGTTTAAACAATGGTCAAACGGGACAAGCAGGTCAAACAAATGGTGTTGCTGCTACAGCAGAGAATGGACAAAATCCAACGTCTTACTCGGTAACAGATTATGGAGAGAGATTGCAGAAAATGTCCTCACGCTATGAAGATGATTTTATGCGTGAAGTAGAGCGTTTGGGTTTTGATCTAAACGGCTCGTGGCGTATTTCACAAGCCAATGAAGACTTTAAATTATGTCCCTCATATCCTCCGAAGCTTTTAGTACCCTGTTGCATTTCCGATGAGACCTTACAGAATGTAGCAAATTTTCGAGGTTCTCGACGTTTGCCGGCTGTTGTGTGGCGTCATCGAAAATCTGGCGCTGTTATAGCCAGATGTAGTCAACCTGAAGTTGGCTGGCTAGGTTGGCGCAATACCAAAGATGAACAATTATTAAAGGCATTGGCGGATGCTTGCGCCTTTGATCGTGGCGAACAAATGCGTCAATTGACAAACACTTCACAGTCTGCACAAAGTGTTCAAATGCCATCGGCTGATAGTTCACCTTCCAGTCCAGATGGTAGTCATGAAGAGGTGGCTCTCGACGAAGTGAGA aaagttTTAATTGTTGATGCCCGTAGCTATACATCTGCGGTTACAAATCGTGCCCGTGGTGGTGGTTGCGAGTGTATTGAATATTATCCTTGTGCAGAAATTGAATTCATGAATCTAGGCAACATTCATGTTATACGCAAAAGTTTTCATGCTTTACGACAGTTATGTGCCTCACCACCAGATGTACCAAA TTGGTTGGGTCTATTGGAGAAGACTATGTGGCTACAGCATCTCTCTGGCCTTTTGGCAGCTTCTATGACAGTGTGTCATGCGATTGAGAAGAAAGGACGTCCAGTATTAGTTCATTGCTCGGATGGCTGGGATCGTACACCACAAATAGTGGCCACTGCACAATTGTGTTTGGATCCCTATTATCGTACTGTAGAG GGATTTCGTGTTTTAGTAGAACGTGAATGGCTTAGTTATGGCCACAAATTTGCCGATCGCTGCGGCCATGGACCGGGATCCGATGAACTCAATGAACGTTGTCCAGTATTTTTACAATGGCTGGACTTAGTTCATcaaatacataaacaatttCGCTGCAGTTTTGAGTTTAGCATGGGTTACTTG aTTAAATTGGCACAACATTCACATTCGGGTTTATTTGGTAATTTCCTATGCAATACTCTGAAAGAACGTTTGGAAAATTCTGTTTTCGAAAGAACCTTTTCGGTATGGTCATTCTTATCTGGTCCCATGTATCGTAATCCATTGTATAAACCGAACAAAGATAAAGTTTTATGGCCGGCACATAATGTACGAGATTTATCTTTGTGGACTGAAGTTTATTTGGGTAGTTTGGGTGGTAATCAACAGAATTGTATTGATTTTCCAGCGTATATAAATGAAAGTTTAATGGGTTCTATAA GTTCCATGTCTAAGACAAGATCTTATGGTGACTTAATAACAGCTGGTTTTATACAGAATAGTATTTCAAGACGTTCTAGTGATCCAAATATGACTGTTGATCCAAA TCTAACAATCGGTTCAAAttctgaaaataattctatagcCGATTTACAATCAGACGAACGTGAAGAATCACCCGATTTATTAGCGAATTTCATACATGATACGACAAGAAAACTAGAAAATCTCACAAACGAACTTAACAATCATGACAATGATGACTTTGCATCAATTGCATCAAAACACATAGAAATCAATCGAAAAGAACCGTCAGTTGAGCGCGAAACAACAGACAGTAGTAATGCAACTGAGGAATTGGATACTAGCAACTATAGAAAGGAACTAAATGGCATCTCCAATACATCAATAGTAAGTGAAACAACAGACTGTGCTTATGCAACTAAACTGCAACGGTTAACAACACCACAGCCACCAGCAGCACCTCCCACAACACTTCACATACGGcagacaacatcaacaacaagcaaaaattcaaaagagGAACCACACGACTTTCCTAAATCCTTAGAAAATGGTCATAATGGTATAGAACATAGTAGTAATGGTATAACTATAGAAAAACATTCAACGTTAAGTTTAAATCTAATGCAAAGTGTAGAACTTGAAG AGCCTTTAAGTAGTAATCAAGTAACATCCTGTAATGGTGGTTCCACATCTACAAATGGTAATACTGATGCCACACAAAGTATGTGGCATGGTTCAGTTAATACCAGCACTGATACTCTGGTGCCTTTGGTAGAAACCAAATCACAAAATGGCAGTGCTACTATTACACCCCTGACTGCAAATGAATCAATCAGTACTGACTGCACAGATGCTGGCGAATGTTTACAGAAACACTCCGATACCACAGCTGCCTCTAATTCTTCTTTAGTGaatactcaaaaacatcaaacagCTGAACAATTCATTTCAGATAAATGTAAAATCGCTAGTGTTAGcacaaattataatattttgccaaaaatacaTACGACAACGCCCAGTAGCAGTAACATAACTACAGTGAAACCAAATCAATTGTCCACCAATGGTAGCAGTCTTAGTACAGCGCCATCCGCAACATCCCTTACAACAACGTCAACAACAGCATTTGCTGAAACAagcaataattcaattcaaaataatcTCACAAACAGCAATAATGACAATAAAATAGCATCATTCTTGACATTGACCAGCGGCAGCGATGATACTGTGACAACAGCTACTAACACAACCGTTGGCTTGGAGGAGAGCATACTCATATTACCTGAACatcaaaaattagaaatttcatttagtGGTAAGTGCGAAATGATTACCGCTAATGTAACTACCTCGTCAGGTTCAAATATGACTCCAAATCATTCATTATattcaacaacaactacagcgTCAACAGCTGCATTGGATACACCAACAACCCTAAATGTGTCACCATTTGTATCTGCTACCACCAGCACCACTACCACAACATCTTCAGCCGCTGCCACTACAGCCATGTCTAGCCAAAGAAGGAGACGTACATCTTCGTCGAATTCAAAACGTGATGCTTTTGGTGCCACtgcaaaacaaataaacagcaG TTATCTGTCTCGTTTTTCATTGCCTGGCGGTGTACGTTCGTTACCCATGACACCACCGGGTTTGACTGAACGACCACAAGTTACTATTTCCTGCCCTGATGGTCTCGCTCATGCTTTAAGCGAAGAAAACATAAGACTTCAACAAATTGTGCATGAACATAag TTACGTGAAGATGTATTACTGCGTGAAATTCATGACATGCGAATGGCtctcttaaagaaaatatgcCCTAATTGTAATAATGCCAATGCAAACGCAACTAACGATGAACAG ACAAATCAACATGACTATTCAACAACATGTTGCCATCAACACAGTAGACAAAGATTTCATCATCATTCAAATCATATGTATCGTTATTGTTGTCAATATCATAGAAAACGACGTCAGCGATATTGCAGTCAACGATCATATGATCATGTTAACGATAATGACAACGACGATGACGACCTTAATAATGATGGTTATGATGATTATGCCGATAGTGATGATAATAGTTCAGTATCTGCGGTTAGTTGtcat TGTTCTGCACTGGATAATGTTGAAAATGCTTCAATTTGCTCTTGGGAAGCTGTTGAAGATCGCAGTACTAGCGGTCCCTCGTCCTGCACTACTACCAGTTCCTCCGTACAACCAAATGCTACAAGCGTTTTATGGGTGCCCGATCATGCCGTTTCACGTTGCACCAGTTGTCAAACTGAATTTTGGCTCGGCCGTAGAAAACATCATTGCCG ATCATGTGGTCAAATATTTTGTGCTGATTGCTCAGAATTCTGGGCACCATTGCCAGATATCAAACTATTTAGTCCAGCGAGATTATGTGGACCATGTTATCATTCGGTAACGACACGTATGCAGCAAGTAAATAATCAGTTACAAAACAGTACGCTAATGCACTTGCAACAGAGTGCCACAAAACCAGCAGCAACATCAAAAGCCTGA
- the LOC111680327 gene encoding myotubularin-related protein 3 isoform X4, whose protein sequence is MEASDGSPPPSLCMIRAAELFPKPQMEKEDLQLKVPFQELAGESVKYLGRTDDGVLALSNYRIFLQKSSTNVETSIPLGLIESAQCRDLFHLIICCKDASTVKCSFETAEQCTEWQRRIQLSVGVPETLESIFAFPFCSWACDSLNNGQTGQAGQTNGVAATAENGQNPTSYSVTDYGERLQKMSSRYEDDFMREVERLGFDLNGSWRISQANEDFKLCPSYPPKLLVPCCISDETLQNVANFRGSRRLPAVVWRHRKSGAVIARCSQPEVGWLGWRNTKDEQLLKALADACAFDRGEQMRQLTNTSQSAQSVQMPSADSSPSSPDGSHEEVALDEVRKVLIVDARSYTSAVTNRARGGGCECIEYYPCAEIEFMNLGNIHVIRKSFHALRQLCASPPDVPNWLGLLEKTMWLQHLSGLLAASMTVCHAIEKKGRPVLVHCSDGWDRTPQIVATAQLCLDPYYRTVEGFRVLVEREWLSYGHKFADRCGHGPGSDELNERCPVFLQWLDLVHQIHKQFRCSFEFSMGYLIKLAQHSHSGLFGNFLCNTLKERLENSVFERTFSVWSFLSGPMYRNPLYKPNKDKVLWPAHNVRDLSLWTEVYLGSLGGNQQNCIDFPAYINESLMGSISSMSKTRSYGDLITAGFIQNSISRRSSDPNMTVDPNLTIGSNSENNSIADLQSDEREESPDLLANFIHDTTRKLENLTNELNNHDNDDFASIASKHIEINRKEPSVERETTDSSNATEELDTSNYRKELNGISNTSIVSETTDCAYATKLQRLTTPQPPAAPPTTLHIRQTTSTTSKNSKEEPHDFPKSLENGHNGIEHSSNGITIEKHSTLSLNLMQSVELEEPLSSNQVTSCNGGSTSTNGNTDATQSMWHGSVNTSTDTLVPLVETKSQNGSATITPLTANESISTDCTDAGECLQKHSDTTAASNSSLVNTQKHQTAEQFISDKCKIASVSTNYNILPKIHTTTPSSSNITTVKPNQLSTNGSSLSTAPSATSLTTTSTTAFAETSNNSIQNNLTNSNNDNKIASFLTLTSGSDDTVTTATNTTVGLEESILILPEHQKLEISFSGKCEMITANVTTSSGSNMTPNHSLYSTTTTASTAALDTPTTLNVSPFVSATTSTTTTTSSAAATTAMSSQRRRRTSSSNSKRDAFGATAKQINSSYLSRFSLPGGVRSLPMTPPGLTERPQVTISCPDGLAHALSEENIRLQQIVHEHKLREDVLLREIHDMRMALLKKICPNCNNANANATNDEQCSALDNVENASICSWEAVEDRSTSGPSSCTTTSSSVQPNATSVLWVPDHAVSRCTSCQTEFWLGRRKHHCRSCGQIFCADCSEFWAPLPDIKLFSPARLCGPCYHSVTTRMQQVNNQLQNSTLMHLQQSATKPAATSKA, encoded by the exons ATGGAGGCATCTGATGGATCGCCGCCACCATCATTGTGTATGATAAGAGCTGCGGAACTATTTCCTAAACCACAAATGGAGAAAGAAGATCTACAACTAAAAGTCCCATTTCAGGAAC TTGCTGGCGAGTCTGTCAAGTATTTGGGGCGTACCGATGATGGCGTATTGGCCTTATCGAATTATcgcatatttttacaaaaatcatcTACAAATGTTGAAACGTCCATACCACTGGGTCTCATTGAATCGGCACAATGCAGAgatttgtttcatttaataatttgctGTAAAGACGCCAGCACTGTTAAGTGTTCATTTGAAACGGCCGAACAGTGTACAGAATGGCAAAGGCGCATACAATTATCAGTGGGTGTTCCCGAAACACTTGAGTCTATATTTGCCTTTCCCTTCTGCTCGTGGGCATGTGATAGTTTAAACAATGGTCAAACGGGACAAGCAGGTCAAACAAATGGTGTTGCTGCTACAGCAGAGAATGGACAAAATCCAACGTCTTACTCGGTAACAGATTATGGAGAGAGATTGCAGAAAATGTCCTCACGCTATGAAGATGATTTTATGCGTGAAGTAGAGCGTTTGGGTTTTGATCTAAACGGCTCGTGGCGTATTTCACAAGCCAATGAAGACTTTAAATTATGTCCCTCATATCCTCCGAAGCTTTTAGTACCCTGTTGCATTTCCGATGAGACCTTACAGAATGTAGCAAATTTTCGAGGTTCTCGACGTTTGCCGGCTGTTGTGTGGCGTCATCGAAAATCTGGCGCTGTTATAGCCAGATGTAGTCAACCTGAAGTTGGCTGGCTAGGTTGGCGCAATACCAAAGATGAACAATTATTAAAGGCATTGGCGGATGCTTGCGCCTTTGATCGTGGCGAACAAATGCGTCAATTGACAAACACTTCACAGTCTGCACAAAGTGTTCAAATGCCATCGGCTGATAGTTCACCTTCCAGTCCAGATGGTAGTCATGAAGAGGTGGCTCTCGACGAAGTGAGA aaagttTTAATTGTTGATGCCCGTAGCTATACATCTGCGGTTACAAATCGTGCCCGTGGTGGTGGTTGCGAGTGTATTGAATATTATCCTTGTGCAGAAATTGAATTCATGAATCTAGGCAACATTCATGTTATACGCAAAAGTTTTCATGCTTTACGACAGTTATGTGCCTCACCACCAGATGTACCAAA TTGGTTGGGTCTATTGGAGAAGACTATGTGGCTACAGCATCTCTCTGGCCTTTTGGCAGCTTCTATGACAGTGTGTCATGCGATTGAGAAGAAAGGACGTCCAGTATTAGTTCATTGCTCGGATGGCTGGGATCGTACACCACAAATAGTGGCCACTGCACAATTGTGTTTGGATCCCTATTATCGTACTGTAGAG GGATTTCGTGTTTTAGTAGAACGTGAATGGCTTAGTTATGGCCACAAATTTGCCGATCGCTGCGGCCATGGACCGGGATCCGATGAACTCAATGAACGTTGTCCAGTATTTTTACAATGGCTGGACTTAGTTCATcaaatacataaacaatttCGCTGCAGTTTTGAGTTTAGCATGGGTTACTTG aTTAAATTGGCACAACATTCACATTCGGGTTTATTTGGTAATTTCCTATGCAATACTCTGAAAGAACGTTTGGAAAATTCTGTTTTCGAAAGAACCTTTTCGGTATGGTCATTCTTATCTGGTCCCATGTATCGTAATCCATTGTATAAACCGAACAAAGATAAAGTTTTATGGCCGGCACATAATGTACGAGATTTATCTTTGTGGACTGAAGTTTATTTGGGTAGTTTGGGTGGTAATCAACAGAATTGTATTGATTTTCCAGCGTATATAAATGAAAGTTTAATGGGTTCTATAA GTTCCATGTCTAAGACAAGATCTTATGGTGACTTAATAACAGCTGGTTTTATACAGAATAGTATTTCAAGACGTTCTAGTGATCCAAATATGACTGTTGATCCAAA TCTAACAATCGGTTCAAAttctgaaaataattctatagcCGATTTACAATCAGACGAACGTGAAGAATCACCCGATTTATTAGCGAATTTCATACATGATACGACAAGAAAACTAGAAAATCTCACAAACGAACTTAACAATCATGACAATGATGACTTTGCATCAATTGCATCAAAACACATAGAAATCAATCGAAAAGAACCGTCAGTTGAGCGCGAAACAACAGACAGTAGTAATGCAACTGAGGAATTGGATACTAGCAACTATAGAAAGGAACTAAATGGCATCTCCAATACATCAATAGTAAGTGAAACAACAGACTGTGCTTATGCAACTAAACTGCAACGGTTAACAACACCACAGCCACCAGCAGCACCTCCCACAACACTTCACATACGGcagacaacatcaacaacaagcaaaaattcaaaagagGAACCACACGACTTTCCTAAATCCTTAGAAAATGGTCATAATGGTATAGAACATAGTAGTAATGGTATAACTATAGAAAAACATTCAACGTTAAGTTTAAATCTAATGCAAAGTGTAGAACTTGAAG AGCCTTTAAGTAGTAATCAAGTAACATCCTGTAATGGTGGTTCCACATCTACAAATGGTAATACTGATGCCACACAAAGTATGTGGCATGGTTCAGTTAATACCAGCACTGATACTCTGGTGCCTTTGGTAGAAACCAAATCACAAAATGGCAGTGCTACTATTACACCCCTGACTGCAAATGAATCAATCAGTACTGACTGCACAGATGCTGGCGAATGTTTACAGAAACACTCCGATACCACAGCTGCCTCTAATTCTTCTTTAGTGaatactcaaaaacatcaaacagCTGAACAATTCATTTCAGATAAATGTAAAATCGCTAGTGTTAGcacaaattataatattttgccaaaaatacaTACGACAACGCCCAGTAGCAGTAACATAACTACAGTGAAACCAAATCAATTGTCCACCAATGGTAGCAGTCTTAGTACAGCGCCATCCGCAACATCCCTTACAACAACGTCAACAACAGCATTTGCTGAAACAagcaataattcaattcaaaataatcTCACAAACAGCAATAATGACAATAAAATAGCATCATTCTTGACATTGACCAGCGGCAGCGATGATACTGTGACAACAGCTACTAACACAACCGTTGGCTTGGAGGAGAGCATACTCATATTACCTGAACatcaaaaattagaaatttcatttagtGGTAAGTGCGAAATGATTACCGCTAATGTAACTACCTCGTCAGGTTCAAATATGACTCCAAATCATTCATTATattcaacaacaactacagcgTCAACAGCTGCATTGGATACACCAACAACCCTAAATGTGTCACCATTTGTATCTGCTACCACCAGCACCACTACCACAACATCTTCAGCCGCTGCCACTACAGCCATGTCTAGCCAAAGAAGGAGACGTACATCTTCGTCGAATTCAAAACGTGATGCTTTTGGTGCCACtgcaaaacaaataaacagcaG TTATCTGTCTCGTTTTTCATTGCCTGGCGGTGTACGTTCGTTACCCATGACACCACCGGGTTTGACTGAACGACCACAAGTTACTATTTCCTGCCCTGATGGTCTCGCTCATGCTTTAAGCGAAGAAAACATAAGACTTCAACAAATTGTGCATGAACATAag TTACGTGAAGATGTATTACTGCGTGAAATTCATGACATGCGAATGGCtctcttaaagaaaatatgcCCTAATTGTAATAATGCCAATGCAAACGCAACTAACGATGAACAG TGTTCTGCACTGGATAATGTTGAAAATGCTTCAATTTGCTCTTGGGAAGCTGTTGAAGATCGCAGTACTAGCGGTCCCTCGTCCTGCACTACTACCAGTTCCTCCGTACAACCAAATGCTACAAGCGTTTTATGGGTGCCCGATCATGCCGTTTCACGTTGCACCAGTTGTCAAACTGAATTTTGGCTCGGCCGTAGAAAACATCATTGCCG ATCATGTGGTCAAATATTTTGTGCTGATTGCTCAGAATTCTGGGCACCATTGCCAGATATCAAACTATTTAGTCCAGCGAGATTATGTGGACCATGTTATCATTCGGTAACGACACGTATGCAGCAAGTAAATAATCAGTTACAAAACAGTACGCTAATGCACTTGCAACAGAGTGCCACAAAACCAGCAGCAACATCAAAAGCCTGA